The window AAGTGAATATATTTAACTAGTTTAACAAGCTTAAAACATAAGTTTATAGTAGAAATGTGTTATTGACATTGTCCCATCAGCTCATGGTACGTGGTTTTGTGATGGTAGGATGCTAATATGTATGGTCCCTAGTCCCTACACCATTCACACACCCAAAAATATGattggatttattattttaatttgaaaaaattgtttcttctgCGAAACAACTTTATTTTGATACCAAAGTGACTTTgcatataaaaacaaagtcaCTTGGGTGACAAATATAATTGTctcgtctatatatatataaacaaagtcACTTGGGTGACAAATATAATTGTCTCgtctatatatattgataaaagATCTTGTACGCAAACTTCGTGTTTGAAAAGGTTTTTAAGGAATTTCGTGAAAGGTTTGCGTAGGAACCAGTTTACATGAATCTTACTATTAAATCCTATGTGGTACTGAGAACtcggtttaaactttaaaggttCGAAGATAAATGGCCAAGGAAACTAATGGATTCAACATACTCTATGTCTCTATTTATTTGATGTCATCATTTTATACCAGgcacatcattttttttttttttggtgacgACACGAGTCACATCATGTAATGAAGTATATGTTCAACTATTTCATTATTCTCCAAAAATAAGTAAGAAAATGAGGTGAATTATTGAATTATACAGAGAACAACACGGAGTTATTAGAAGCGATCAATGATCCGCATAGCAGCATCAGAGAGTTGGCCATATATATTGATTTGGCTACTTAGTTGGGGAGACGTGAACTTGACAAGTTTGAGTTTGAACAGACATCCATGAGGAAAGCCAAGCGCAAGCTCTATCAAATGGTTTACTTTATCGTAATCACCTgtttttagactttttttgGCTTCCGACAAGTTTGTAGCTACATTCATCGACAAGTCCTTTTTGCAAACCTCTAGAGCTGTTTTCACTTCACCTTCGTCTTTCTTTGAGGATAAATCCGTTATGTTGCTACACCATTTTTAGAGAATTGATAACAGATTATAggatatattaatatacataagagttttaaattataatatatatttggttgtaAGTGAAAACTTGCTTGATGATGATATGGAGGTGAGCGTCAAGACATTGTAGGATGATGCCAGCGATGCCAACAGGGTTGGCTTGAACGGATGTTGGGTCGGATTCGAGACATTGCATACATATGGATGGGACTTGTGTATTGTGGCATTCATTTACCATCAGGTCCTTCTTGGCGCATATCGAAATTGGAGAGATCACCAGAATTGTTAACAGGAGAAActtgatcatcttctttatGCTAAGTATTTTCCTATGATTGGTTATACTATATTTGTTTGAGGGGTGCGAATTTGCTCGTCTTGTTTTACTCCATTTGGGTGGAAAGCATATTAGATCTCTCTTTTAGTTTTAGTATCTCACTCCATTAAATAACAAAGTAATCTTtaattttgaagatattttaggttaattttttttaatttaaaagattttaaaaaaaaaattaatttaaagatattttatgactgtttaaaataacttttgttGTTAACTCTCTCCATTTGTCGTCATTTTCGGCTTGTTGGATTTGCTTACTGCATGGGGGAAGTATATAAAAAGACTCATTTAGAAATATGTTTTCAAGCAATACTAAAGCCCAAGCTAGGCTCATAAACCTTATTTTTTTGGTGCAAACTGACCCATAAACTTATAAACATGTTTTAAACTCACGAAGAAGATATACCTACCGGATCGTATTTTGTAGTGAGTGCGTTTTGCTGTTCTGGCCATACAGAATGGTCAAAGCCTCTCGTACGTCCATTTCTTTCCACTTTCAAAATTCTTCAATCCATTATTATTTTCAAGGAATCGTACGGAATACTGTAATCGAAATAAAAAATTTCGGGTTCTTAAAGGGTAGAGTTTACTTCACTTTCCTGCAAGTGTGTGATTTTTATAAAGTCTTTTCTTATAAACATCATAATTCATaaggttgttttgtttttatgaccATAAAGATTGAATAAACTATTGATTTAGataatgatatatcatggtttttgtggtttttaatcatgatataagtgtggtttttgagtcttttgatttattttctaggatgttttatAGTCTTAaaaggttttctaggattttggcacggatgaagcgaaatggagcaatttggatgattctCAAGCATGTAACCggaggaaatcaatttggagtctgattatacgaagagcatcgatcgacactacatgagcatcgatcgacacccatgcAAGTCGAGACAAGTcttcaaatttggaaattttacaaagttgcccgaagttttccataattacagcacaagtccctgacgtgttttaggatatatatatagtatttttaggttttagaaaccctacAAGTTATTTTccagcaagttttattttctgcaatcatgtgagattttgagagcttttggaaaaattcataaactccctctttactctttttattttaagttgcttattattcagaattatgttttgttcttcattgattatgtctgagtagtttgcttgttaggttcagggtttttcacagggattttataatttattagatctatttatttaggattcattatctttctagaacttcatcttaggttgttattcatattaattattgattgatcacctagaattaataccttaggaaaataaattgatatgagaatataattaattttcttgattaaaacatttgatgagcaaaattactttctgcaaagagatttgatttagtaattttgtgaacttatttaAACCTGaatttaaagctgatttttaacctagaattttacgaagagatttggattttctggttttaaattttgataatatttgcagtgagaactgatttattttacaaaagtgtttaaagttctagatctgatttttaattgcttgaatcctaatttattgattgatttaatatttcataatttcctgagaaattccctaggcctagctttttgatcctctgaatttacaacactttcatttaatattttgcattgcttttctcaatttttaattcaacttaatctgtttagcgtaatcataaaactctataatttattgtgtagtcttgagtttTTGTGGAATTCGgtccctaagtactgcagtgatctcttaatttgagagagtatctctagggtttaatttgagcaaatcagataacaaaaaattaagaaaatttcgATCAGATGAATTTAAAGATTAAAGAATGTAATCCTTTACGATATAAAGAAGCTTCGTACTGTTGGCTGTTTAAAACTGGTTTGGCAAATTGCATCCCGAGGCAACTCTCTATGGGTCCGTTGGGTGTACATGAATCTAATGAAGGACCAATCTTTTTGGTCTATTAAGGCCATTTCAAGCTTTAGGTCCTGGATATGCCCCAAGTTACTTAAATATCCTGATCTAGCTCGGCCGCTCTGTAGAGTAGAGGTTGGTAATGGGGAGTCCACTTCCTTCTGGTATGATAATTGGTCTTCTATGGGTATTTTACTTGACTATGGAGGAGATAGAGGCATGATGGACATGGGGATCTCAAAACAGAGTACATTGGCTGAAGCTTGGCGCACAAGCAGACGACGCCGCTATAGAGTTAATCATCTTAATGATATGGAGGCTCTTCTGCACACTCAATGGCTACAACGATGTGATACATCTGATACTCTGTTATGGTGAGGGAAGGGGGATAGTTTCAGATCAGCTTTTTCCACCCGCAACACTTGGAACCATATTAGGACGATGGCAAATACAGTCGCTTGGCATAAAGGTGTATGGTTTACTCATGCGGTGCCAAAGTACTCCTTATGTGTGTGGTTGGCCGCGCATGATCAGCTCTCAACAGGAGAGTGTATGGTTCAATGGAATGGGCAGGCTGCGGGTTCCTGTGTTTTCTGCAGCCATGTTCTCGAAACTCGaactcatctattttttttcctgctCTTACGCCACTGAGGTTTGGGCTGTTTTGGCGAAAGGACTTTTCAGAGCGCAGTATTCGACTGATTGGGTTACTCTGCTTAATTCCATCTCGAGTAATCAACACAGTCGTGTCGAGAGTTTTCTTCGTCGTAGTCTTTTTCAAATAGTTGTTTACACCATTTGGCGTGAGCATAATGGGCGGAGGCATGGTGAGGCGGCTCACACTGCGTTGTAGCTCATTGGCTGGGTTGATAAGCAGATTGAGGACCAGCTAACTGAAATTGGGAAGCTGGGAGATCACCGCTTTGATGAAGCATACCAACTGTGGTTGCAGTCCCGACAATAACTCATATGCTATAGTCCTATTTTTCTGTCTAATTTTTAGTctcaaaaacattaaacaaaagcTGCACCAGTTGTAAccaagtatattttttttttgaatataattttacattatttcaaaaaaaaaaaaaaaaaaagcttcgtACGTTTTCACGTATGTTTATCAACGTAAACGTAACATAGAAGTagtatatttttggtatatatagGTATATGTGTGATAGAACCATCAAATTACCTttatcaaaacaagaaaaaatccaTTAATTTACTTCCTTGTCCATTGATTCATCTATTGTAAAATAGTTGGAAAGCCAAGCGAAATACATAAGCGTACAAATTCATCATCATGAGACATATATGtacttcaacaaaaaaaaagagggaaagGAGACATATatctgaacaacaacaacaacaaaaagccACACAATTAGataaagatgaaacaaagaccgatatttatttacaatcaacaacaacatgagataattatacaaaatatacttttattataaaaaaaaagaaaagccaaaacaaaatcatcaaactcTAAAACACCGGATGAGATGgttctgatgatgatggtggtgatgatcaAAGAGATTATGACCGATAAATTTAGTGTTTTCTCGATCGATCAATCCTCGAACGTACCTAAACTCCTCAACGTGACAAGGGATCGTGATTGTCCCTTTTTGCGCaaaaccaaactcttcttcagCTTCCTTCAAGAGTTGTCCAAACAAAGGATGATTAAAGTACAAAACGGGAATCACAAATCTCTCTTGCTCTTCTCCTTGTCCTACCTTCACTGCCAAACACCCTTTTGGTATCCTTTCATGATCATgctcatgatgatgatgatgattatggaGACGTGGGATGTGGAAGCTCCAGTGGCTCATGGCTCTGTCTCCGTTACCCATTGGAtcaatatatagtagtatagaTAATAATAGATATAGGTGGTTTAGTTAGTTTGTCGCCATGGTTTCTGTTTCTCCcatgttgatttattttctcgAGAaactggtttttgttttgcctaGAAAGTAGAGGAATATAGCCAGGGTTCTTGGACGGTTGCAAGAGATGGATGGTTAAGAAAAGGTCGCATGTTGGTCATTTGCTTTGAAGATGAGTCTCTTTAAGTGGTTTTAAAGAGAAGTGATGTTATAGCAAATTTGGGGTgcgcataattttttttttttaacgtattTGGACCGAATTTGAATCCctaataatataacttttttaaaaaagtatatcgAATATAATTTACTTGAAATTTAAGCACTGAAACAAACTTTAATCTTATCCCAATGTATAGG is drawn from Camelina sativa cultivar DH55 chromosome 8, Cs, whole genome shotgun sequence and contains these coding sequences:
- the LOC104707970 gene encoding pectinesterase inhibitor-like, translating into MDRDLICFPPKWSKTRRANSHPSNKYSITNHRKILSIKKMIKFLLLTILVISPISICAKKDLMVNECHNTQVPSICMQCLESDPTSVQANPVGIAGIILQCLDAHLHIIINNITDLSSKKDEGEVKTALEVCKKDLSMNVATNLSEAKKSLKTGDYDKVNHLIELALGFPHGCLFKLKLVKFTSPQLSSQINIYGQLSDAAMRIIDRF
- the LOC104707971 gene encoding auxin-responsive protein SAUR32, with the translated sequence MGNGDRAMSHWSFHIPRLHNHHHHHEHDHERIPKGCLAVKVGQGEEQERFVIPVLYFNHPLFGQLLKEAEEEFGFAQKGTITIPCHVEEFRYVRGLIDRENTKFIGHNLFDHHHHHHQNHLIRCFRV